A portion of the Desulfonatronovibrio magnus genome contains these proteins:
- a CDS encoding cellulose synthase subunit BcsC-related outer membrane protein — translation MKQTSLINIFPALGLLLLWTTSGLCHDHMADLSHALLAQSVDVQRGESERPAIQRPEEQGQIIRTAPDIIRPVVPPRDQARDGGRSLEAGWDSLGLGFYEQALNFFEQALALLPPGNQQNEASLGKAYALNALERHDQAVAALENLMQTGYRPEEVRAALFRILMQAGQLEQAETVLEELDDEHQQDLRRQEVQQIRFEQDLADALHSRSPEELQSFIDRYRSRLNQCMEPYAFFQVSQALHSLRARRQALEIDRQLLSCSLEGREQGLYIPLLQSVILNLPFEQAQREIARQRTEMQGRNEALAELSRLELQLLRSMIAGISPDDPEFAMLARQILRHAPEEDALRLTMAWNCFEAGDDVCAEDLFRHVLRNNPADKSALEGLVALLERQGRIKEAITLIEQAPSTALFLDTLSRFYRASAAELFAQQEYSQTLFWLDRYSDIAVEDHEALSMRSWSLFHLQQYEQALDKFAEQLALFPDDEDALAGKIYSLQAMDRHREALMILESRDKELSVELQAVLASLYCILGNEEYAAGNAHQAVAYLKQCVELNPDTRDVDLLGWSLLETGDPESAHSFFLQSHEQRPSEDTAQALLISAQELEDSAYFWNVLQDMAVHPGPDVRTIAADAFARQESPILAAQTHPESGKGTCYMNSDTPWMDIAVRYRNVSGDRGKSRLQALSVPMEYNRPVSRGGKWTLRATPQLLNSGKPDQDAYIGSYYRFLDQNRRHQTPVDKTWVISPEIQYQREGRYNFEAMLGMTPMGGPVSPMPVFRLNLSKSDDWSLELRQSSVTDSLLSTIGQKDPYSRKKWGRVMHSGVQAGKNIDLKGPYWLAVEAEYDYYWGRNVADNHRIGGNISVGRTKDFNGLELSSGLFLTAFHFQNNQNFYTFGHGGYFSPDHFFILGPFVRFLSPRCRDYWFDINASLGWMNYMNAGAPHYRNISSSSATGINTAALNDFQGKYSSRKKSGLAVAVDIQGMKLISNNLALGGMAGINNASDHTQWQAGLMLRYFFEHREVFFNRDGF, via the coding sequence ATGAAACAGACTTCTTTGATAAACATCTTCCCCGCACTGGGCCTGCTGCTGCTGTGGACCACTTCCGGGCTTTGCCATGATCACATGGCGGATCTGTCTCATGCCTTACTGGCACAGTCTGTGGATGTGCAACGAGGCGAAAGCGAGAGACCAGCAATTCAGCGCCCTGAAGAACAAGGCCAGATCATACGAACTGCTCCGGATATTATCCGGCCTGTAGTTCCTCCTCGGGATCAGGCCCGGGATGGAGGGCGATCGCTCGAGGCCGGCTGGGACTCTCTGGGCCTGGGTTTTTATGAACAGGCCCTGAATTTTTTTGAGCAGGCTCTGGCACTTCTTCCTCCTGGAAACCAGCAGAATGAAGCATCTCTTGGAAAAGCTTATGCCCTGAATGCGCTGGAACGACATGATCAGGCCGTAGCAGCCTTAGAGAACCTGATGCAGACAGGATATCGTCCGGAAGAAGTCAGGGCAGCTCTTTTCAGGATTTTGATGCAGGCAGGACAACTGGAGCAGGCAGAAACTGTCCTGGAGGAACTTGATGATGAACACCAGCAGGACCTGCGCCGTCAGGAAGTGCAGCAGATCCGTTTTGAGCAGGACCTGGCAGATGCGCTGCATTCTCGCAGTCCTGAAGAGTTGCAAAGCTTTATTGACAGGTACCGTTCACGATTGAATCAATGCATGGAGCCCTATGCATTTTTTCAAGTTTCTCAGGCATTGCATAGTCTAAGAGCCAGGAGACAGGCGCTGGAAATAGATCGTCAGCTGCTCAGCTGCTCCCTGGAAGGCCGGGAACAGGGCCTGTATATTCCGCTTCTTCAAAGCGTCATTCTGAACCTTCCTTTTGAACAGGCTCAGCGAGAAATTGCCAGGCAGCGCACTGAGATGCAGGGGCGAAACGAAGCCCTGGCAGAGTTGTCCCGCCTGGAACTGCAATTGCTGCGCAGCATGATAGCAGGCATTTCCCCGGATGATCCTGAGTTCGCCATGCTGGCAAGACAGATCCTTCGCCATGCTCCGGAAGAAGATGCATTGCGTCTAACCATGGCCTGGAACTGTTTTGAGGCTGGAGATGATGTCTGTGCTGAGGATCTTTTCCGCCATGTTCTTCGCAACAACCCGGCCGACAAATCAGCTCTGGAAGGCCTTGTTGCTCTTCTGGAGCGTCAGGGGAGAATTAAAGAGGCCATTACCCTGATTGAGCAGGCCCCTTCTACAGCCTTGTTCCTGGACACACTGAGCAGGTTTTATCGTGCCAGTGCAGCAGAATTATTTGCTCAGCAGGAATATTCCCAAACCCTTTTCTGGCTTGACAGATACAGTGATATTGCCGTGGAAGATCATGAAGCCCTGAGCATGCGCAGCTGGTCCCTGTTTCATCTGCAGCAGTATGAACAGGCCCTGGATAAGTTTGCAGAGCAGTTAGCTCTTTTTCCAGATGATGAGGATGCTCTGGCAGGAAAAATTTATTCACTCCAGGCCATGGACCGTCATCGGGAAGCGCTTATGATACTTGAATCCCGGGACAAAGAGCTTTCTGTGGAACTCCAGGCTGTACTGGCTTCATTATACTGTATCCTTGGCAATGAGGAATATGCTGCAGGTAATGCACACCAGGCAGTTGCCTATCTTAAACAATGTGTTGAGCTCAATCCGGATACGCGCGATGTCGATCTTCTGGGCTGGAGCCTGCTTGAAACGGGCGACCCGGAGTCTGCGCACAGCTTTTTTCTACAATCTCATGAGCAGCGTCCTTCTGAGGATACTGCCCAGGCATTACTCATCAGTGCCCAGGAGTTGGAGGACAGCGCTTACTTCTGGAATGTGCTTCAAGATATGGCTGTTCACCCGGGACCTGATGTACGCACTATAGCTGCAGACGCCTTTGCCAGGCAGGAAAGCCCCATTCTGGCGGCGCAGACCCACCCTGAATCCGGCAAGGGCACCTGTTACATGAACAGTGATACCCCGTGGATGGATATTGCAGTCCGATACCGCAATGTCTCTGGAGACAGGGGCAAATCCAGACTTCAGGCTCTCAGCGTGCCCATGGAATACAACAGACCTGTGTCCCGGGGAGGCAAGTGGACCCTTCGCGCCACCCCGCAACTGCTCAACAGCGGCAAGCCTGACCAGGATGCATATATTGGTTCGTATTACAGGTTTCTTGATCAGAACAGACGCCATCAGACTCCTGTTGACAAAACCTGGGTTATTTCTCCTGAGATCCAGTACCAGCGAGAAGGCAGGTACAATTTTGAGGCCATGCTGGGCATGACCCCTATGGGTGGTCCTGTCAGTCCCATGCCTGTTTTTCGCTTAAATCTAAGCAAGTCTGATGACTGGTCCTTAGAACTGCGTCAGTCTTCAGTTACCGATTCCCTGCTTTCTACCATAGGACAGAAAGATCCGTACAGCAGAAAAAAATGGGGCAGAGTTATGCACAGCGGAGTCCAGGCAGGAAAAAATATTGATTTGAAAGGACCATACTGGCTGGCTGTGGAAGCAGAATATGACTATTACTGGGGCAGAAATGTCGCTGACAATCACCGCATCGGCGGAAATATAAGTGTTGGTCGAACCAAAGACTTCAATGGACTGGAGTTGTCCAGCGGACTGTTTCTGACAGCATTTCATTTCCAAAATAATCAGAATTTTTATACCTTTGGCCATGGAGGATACTTCAGCCCAGATCATTTTTTCATTTTGGGACCTTTTGTCCGCTTCCTGTCTCCACGCTGCAGAGATTACTGGTTTGATATTAATGCCAGCCTGGGCTGGATGAACTATATGAACGCCGGCGCACCGCACTACCGGAACATTTCCAGCAGCTCGGCAACAGGAATAAATACTGCTGCGCTCAATGACTTTCAGGGGAAATATTCCAGCCGGAAAAAATCAGGTCTGGCAGTGGCTGTTGACATACAGGGCATGAAACTCATTTCCAACAACCTGGCCCTGGGAGGCATGGCCGGAATCAACAATGCCTCAGACCATACCCAGTGGCAGGCCGGGCTAATGTTGAGGTATTTCTTTGAACATCGTGAGGTTTTTTTTAACAGAGATGGATTCTAA
- a CDS encoding STAS domain-containing protein, giving the protein MEVEVQKGINHVVVIPRRKSVDASVAAEFKRKMQEIINSGISLIVLDMRDVSFIDSTGLGSIISAYKTKDNEQTLVLCNIAEGIQDIFKITKLDKFFTIFSSKESAFKALKIDDE; this is encoded by the coding sequence ATGGAAGTTGAAGTGCAGAAAGGTATTAATCATGTTGTAGTAATCCCGCGAAGAAAATCGGTAGATGCCAGTGTTGCTGCCGAATTTAAGAGAAAAATGCAGGAAATTATCAATTCCGGGATCAGTCTGATTGTTCTTGATATGCGAGATGTCAGTTTTATTGACAGCACAGGTCTGGGATCAATTATCTCAGCCTACAAAACCAAGGACAATGAACAGACCCTGGTTTTGTGCAATATTGCAGAAGGAATTCAGGACATCTTCAAAATCACTAAACTTGATAAGTTTTTTACCATTTTTTCTTCTAAGGAGTCTGCATTCAAAGCACTTAAGATTGATGATGAGTGA